The Pseudomonas viciae genomic interval TGTGCTCAATGTGGTGCATGGCGGCAAGGATGTGGTGGATGCGCTTTGCACCCACAAAGACATCAAGGCGGTTTCCTTTGTGGGCTCGACGGCGGTCGGCACTCATGTGTATGAGCTTGCGGGTCGCCATGGCAAGCGCGTGCAGTCGATGATGGGCGCCAAGAACCACGCCGTGGTGTTGCCTGACGCCAATCGCGAGCAAACCCTCAACGCCCTGGTCGGGGCCGGTTTCGGCGCGGCGGGCCAGCGTTGCATGGCCACCTCCGTGGTGGTGATGGTGGGCGCGGCCAAGCAATGGTTGCCGGAACTCAAGGCCCTGGCGCAGAAGCTCAAGGTCAACGCTGGCAGCGAGCCGGGTACCGATGTCGGGCCGGTGATTTCCAAACGGGCCAAGGCGCGGATTCTCGAGTTGATCGAGAGCGGCGTGAAGGAAGGGGCGAAGCTGGAACTCGATGGCCGTGACATCAGCGTGCGGGGCTTCGAGCAGGGTAACTTCGTCGGCCCGACCCTGTTTTCCGGCGTGACCACCGACATGCGCATCTACACCGAAGAAATCTTCGGCCCGGTGCTGGTGGTGCTGGAAGTCGACACCCTCGATCAGGCGATTGCCCTGGTCAACGCCAACCCGTTCGGCAATGGCACGGGCCTGTTCACCCAGAGCGGTGCGGCGGCACGCAAATTCCAGAGTGAAATCGACGTCGGCCAGGTGGGGATCAACATCCCGATTCCAGTGCCGGTACCGTTTTTCAGCTTCACCGGTTCCCGGGGTTCGAAACTCGGCGACCTCGGCCCGTACGGCAAACAAGTGGTGCAGTTCTACACTCAGACCAAGACCGTTACCGCGCGCTGGTTCGATGATGACAGCGTCAATGACGGCGTGAATACCACCATCAACCTGCGTTAAGGAGCCGGACATGAACATCGCCTTTATCGGCCTCGGCAACATGGGCGCCCCCATGGCGCGCAATCTGCTCAAGGCCGGCCATTCGCTGAACCTGTTCGACCTGAACCAGACGGTGCTGGCCGAGCTGGCAACGCTAGGTGGCACTATCAGCACCTCGCCGCGGGATGCGGCCCAGGGCGCGGCACTGGTGATCACCATGCTGCCGGCCGCGGCCCATGTGCGCAGTGTCTGGCTGGGGGAAGACGGCGTGCTGGCCGGTATCGCCGCTGGTACGCCAGCGGTGGATTGCAGCACCATCGATCCACAGACCGCCCGCGATGTCGCCGCCGCTGCCGCCAGGCAGGGCGTGGCGATGGCCGACGCTCCCGTCTCGGGCGGCACCGGCGGTGCGGCAGCTGGCACGTTGACCTTCATGGTCGGTGCCAGCGCTGAGCTGTTTGCCACCTTGCAACCGGTGCTGGCGCAAATGGGCCGTAACATTGTGCGTTGCGGAGAGGTCGGCACCGGGCAGATCGCCAAAATCTGCAACAACCTGCTGCTGGGAATTTCCATGGTGGGCGTCAGCGAAGCCATGGCCCTGGGCGACGCTCTGGGGATCGACACCCAGGTGCTGGCCGGGATCATCAACAGCTCGACGGGTCGTTGCTGGAGTTCGGACACCTACAACCCATGGCCGGGCGTGATTGAAACGGCGCCGGCGTCCCGAGGTTACACCGGCGGTTTCGGTGCGGACCTGATGCTCAAGGACTTGGGCCTGGCCACCGAAGCCGCGCGGCAGGCCCATCAGCCGGTGGTGCTGGGGGCGGTGGCTCAGCAGTTGTATCAGGCGATGAGCCAGCGGGGCGAGGGCGGCAAGGATTTTTCGGCAATTGTTAACAGCTATCGCAAGCCGCAATAGGCGCAGCATTGCATGAAGCGTTCATCCCCCGGCGACGTAGCGGATTGAACCTGTTTAAAGCGGCGTGAGCCGCGTTGCAGGTTTAAGGCTGCGTCGCTGGCGCAGGAAATAAACCCCTGGGCGAGGTCTCGCCGCGAAGCTGTAATAAACGATATCTAATATGAATGTGTCCTGAGTAATCCTCGGTTTCATATATATGAAACGCCGCGAGTGATAACAAGTTGTTATAGTTGTGGAGCCTTGACAGAAAAAAATCGTTGCACAATACTCGGCGCTCAGGACGAGCAATTATTATCAAGGAGCGATACCCATGCCTTCGCAGGATACGTGCGTACTTATATCTGCCGGCCTTAAAAAGTTGGCGCTGAATCAAGAATGTCGAGACGCCTTCAGTAAAGACTCATTATTCTTCAGGTTATTCGAGCAAGCGGCTCACCGCTATATTATCGCCTCGGATCGAGAAACACTCCGTGATAAGCTGCAATTACTCCGCAATAAAGGCTATCGACTCGGTGTTGAGTATGTCGGCGAGGAGAATCATGATCCTCACGTCGTACAAACGTTCGTCGATGAGTACCTGAAATCTATCCAGACTTTCTCCAAGGCTGGATTAACTCCACAGTTGGGTTTCGATTTAAGCGCAGTGGGCATGCTTATTTCCCAGGAAACTGCCTATCGCAACGCCGCCACTATCTTGTCTGCTGCCGCAGAACATAACATTCCCGTGATGATTAGCATGGAACACTCTTCGGCGGTCGATAAGATCCTCGAAGTGTATTCCCAGTTGGCCCCAGATCACGCCAATATTGGCCTCACTGTGCAAGCCCACTTGCATAGAACAGTTGATGATCTATCTGCAATCATTGGTTATGGTCGTAAAATCAGATTGGTCAAAGGCGTTTATAACGAAGCGCCTGAAATAGCCCTGCCGCGGGGAGCGGAACTGGATGAGCGCTATTTGACGTTACTCGCCGAAATCCTCGAGGCCAGGATTGCGGTCAGTTGTGCGACGCAGGATCCCACCTTGATCAAGCGCATTTTCGACCAGGGGTACCATTCGCAGATCCAGGAACTGGAAATGCTCCACGGGGTGCAACCCGAGACGTTGCGCAAAGCCAAAGAAGCAGGGCTGGCTTGCCGTATCGCGGCGGTTTACGGCGACAGCTGGTACCTGCATTTTCTGCATCGACTCGCGGAGTCGCCTGAAAACGTCCTGGAAGCTCTCGCAGACTTCTACGACCCCTCCCGCATTGTCTTTGGCGCAGGTTATTAACGGAGCATCTCATGTTTATCGATCTCAGAAGCGATACGGTAACCAAGCCAACGGAAGGCATGCGCAAGGCGATTTATCAGGCAGAAGTGGGTGATGACTGTTTCGGTGAAGACCCGAGCGTGCGTGCGCTGGAGGAATACTGTGCCAATTACTTCCAGAAGGAAGCGGCGCTGTTCACCTCGGGTGGCACCTTGAGCAACCAGTTGGCAATCAAGGCACTGACCAACCCGGGCGATGAGATATTCCTGGACGCCTCGTACCACATCAATTTCTACGAGTCCGCCTCGACGTCGGCCTTTTCAGGGGTCAACTTTTCGCTTTCCAATCACGACAATGGCCTGTTCGACGTCAGTGACCTGGAAAAGCTCCACGCCTCCAAATGCCGCTGGAGTCAGAACTACGCGTTGCCACGGGTGGTGGTGATTGAAAACACCCTCGGCTGTAAAGGTGGTGCCATCTTTCCTCTGCAGCAAATGAACAATGTCTTTGCCTATGCCAGGGATATCGGTGCCTATCGTTATCTCGACGGTGCACGCATTCTCCATGCGTCTATTGCCTCCGGCATCGATGTGACGTCATACACCGACAACGCTGATCTGCTGTCCATGTGTCTGTCAAAGGGGTTGGGAGCGCCGATCGGTTCGATCATGGTGGGTTCCCAGGAGTTGATACTGCGCGCTAAAAAATACCGGAAATGGTTCGGCGGCGATCTGCACCAGGCCGGCATGATGGCGGCTGCCGGGCTTTATGCGATGCAGAATCACGTTGAACGGCTGGTCGAAGACCATGAGCACGCAGCCTTGCTGCACCAGTTGCTCAACGATATCGACGAGACGCCCGCGCGCTACAAGGGCACTAACATGGTCACCCTGGACGTTGCCTCGCTGGGTGTTGCACCGGTGCAGTTCGCAGCTGTTCTGCGCCAGAACGGGGTGGGGGGCTTGCCGTATAACGCCAGGGAAATGCGCTTCATGCCGCATATCGACATCAGTCGCGACGATATTTATAAAGCCGCCGGGATTATCAAGGATACCGTTCGAGCGCTCAGTCGGGCCGGGGAGACGGTCAAGTGATC includes:
- a CDS encoding threonine aldolase family protein; protein product: MFIDLRSDTVTKPTEGMRKAIYQAEVGDDCFGEDPSVRALEEYCANYFQKEAALFTSGGTLSNQLAIKALTNPGDEIFLDASYHINFYESASTSAFSGVNFSLSNHDNGLFDVSDLEKLHASKCRWSQNYALPRVVVIENTLGCKGGAIFPLQQMNNVFAYARDIGAYRYLDGARILHASIASGIDVTSYTDNADLLSMCLSKGLGAPIGSIMVGSQELILRAKKYRKWFGGDLHQAGMMAAAGLYAMQNHVERLVEDHEHAALLHQLLNDIDETPARYKGTNMVTLDVASLGVAPVQFAAVLRQNGVGGLPYNAREMRFMPHIDISRDDIYKAAGIIKDTVRALSRAGETVK
- a CDS encoding proline dehydrogenase family protein; translated protein: MPSQDTCVLISAGLKKLALNQECRDAFSKDSLFFRLFEQAAHRYIIASDRETLRDKLQLLRNKGYRLGVEYVGEENHDPHVVQTFVDEYLKSIQTFSKAGLTPQLGFDLSAVGMLISQETAYRNAATILSAAAEHNIPVMISMEHSSAVDKILEVYSQLAPDHANIGLTVQAHLHRTVDDLSAIIGYGRKIRLVKGVYNEAPEIALPRGAELDERYLTLLAEILEARIAVSCATQDPTLIKRIFDQGYHSQIQELEMLHGVQPETLRKAKEAGLACRIAAVYGDSWYLHFLHRLAESPENVLEALADFYDPSRIVFGAGY
- a CDS encoding CoA-acylating methylmalonate-semialdehyde dehydrogenase, producing MNVSLTPNDTALQTVRLLIDGEWVESQSSEWHDIVNPATQQVLAKVPFATASEVDAAIAAAQRAFQTWKLTPIGARMRIMLKLQALIREHSKRIAAVLSAEQGKTIADAEGDIFRGLEVVEHACSIGTLQMGEFAENVAGGVDTYTLRQPIGVCAGITPFNFPAMIPLWMFPMAIACGNTFVLKPSEQDPLSTMLLVELAIEAGVPAGVLNVVHGGKDVVDALCTHKDIKAVSFVGSTAVGTHVYELAGRHGKRVQSMMGAKNHAVVLPDANREQTLNALVGAGFGAAGQRCMATSVVVMVGAAKQWLPELKALAQKLKVNAGSEPGTDVGPVISKRAKARILELIESGVKEGAKLELDGRDISVRGFEQGNFVGPTLFSGVTTDMRIYTEEIFGPVLVVLEVDTLDQAIALVNANPFGNGTGLFTQSGAAARKFQSEIDVGQVGINIPIPVPVPFFSFTGSRGSKLGDLGPYGKQVVQFYTQTKTVTARWFDDDSVNDGVNTTINLR
- the mmsB gene encoding 3-hydroxyisobutyrate dehydrogenase, encoding MNIAFIGLGNMGAPMARNLLKAGHSLNLFDLNQTVLAELATLGGTISTSPRDAAQGAALVITMLPAAAHVRSVWLGEDGVLAGIAAGTPAVDCSTIDPQTARDVAAAAARQGVAMADAPVSGGTGGAAAGTLTFMVGASAELFATLQPVLAQMGRNIVRCGEVGTGQIAKICNNLLLGISMVGVSEAMALGDALGIDTQVLAGIINSSTGRCWSSDTYNPWPGVIETAPASRGYTGGFGADLMLKDLGLATEAARQAHQPVVLGAVAQQLYQAMSQRGEGGKDFSAIVNSYRKPQ